From the Sphingomonas aliaeris genome, one window contains:
- a CDS encoding helix-turn-helix transcriptional regulator, producing the protein MSNASIERSRSHRLIRLKEVLDLVPLGRSTIYDRMTAGTFPQSLAMGGGVVCWRECEVLDWIEALPKRDRKIKRG; encoded by the coding sequence ATGAGTAACGCATCAATCGAGCGCAGTCGTTCTCACCGGCTTATTCGGCTGAAAGAAGTGCTTGATCTAGTCCCGTTGGGGCGCTCGACGATCTACGATCGCATGACCGCAGGGACCTTTCCGCAGTCGCTGGCGATGGGCGGCGGTGTGGTCTGTTGGCGCGAATGCGAAGTCCTCGACTGGATCGAGGCGCTTCCCAAACGGGACCGGAAAATAAAACGGGGGTAG
- a CDS encoding S24 family peptidase, with the protein MTSEAAIETLRFRLSKAIEYRGVSAKALARTAGLGETVVRDILQGMTKDVKLGTVEKLARALGLSLADLLPSALQATGALEAERETAYGDDTADIVSLDLSLSMGPGTLIEEFVESEPVRMSLWLIQSITRTPSDRLRLVKGIGDSMEPTLRAGDRVLIDISERALSRINGIYWIDFGGSHGIKRLRPAGSGRVVVSSDNPVAGDFEVAADEIRIEGRVIWYGREL; encoded by the coding sequence ATGACTTCAGAAGCTGCAATTGAGACCCTTCGCTTTCGACTTTCCAAGGCGATCGAGTATCGCGGCGTTAGCGCGAAAGCGCTGGCGCGCACCGCGGGGCTGGGCGAAACGGTCGTTCGCGACATCCTCCAGGGGATGACGAAAGACGTAAAGCTCGGGACCGTGGAGAAGCTGGCTCGTGCCCTCGGGCTTTCGCTTGCGGATCTGCTCCCATCGGCCCTTCAAGCGACCGGCGCACTCGAGGCTGAACGCGAGACCGCATATGGCGACGACACTGCCGACATCGTCTCGCTTGATCTGTCGCTCTCTATGGGGCCGGGCACGCTGATCGAGGAATTTGTCGAAAGCGAGCCGGTGCGAATGAGCCTTTGGCTTATCCAATCGATCACGCGAACGCCGTCCGATAGGCTGCGTCTCGTCAAAGGGATCGGAGATAGCATGGAGCCGACCCTGCGTGCTGGGGACCGCGTCCTGATCGACATCAGCGAGCGGGCGCTGTCCCGTATCAACGGGATCTACTGGATCGACTTTGGAGGGTCGCACGGGATCAAGCGTCTTCGTCCTGCAGGCAGCGGACGCGTTGTCGTATCGTCGGACAACCCGGTAGCCGGCGATTTCGAAGTCGCCGCCGACGAGATACGGATTGAGGGTCGCGTGATCTGGTACGGCCGCGAATTATAG
- a CDS encoding CHC2 zinc finger domain-containing protein, whose amino-acid sequence MATPRHTPRRRGVDEAEFRRLVDEAKARHNLSDVIGRHTKLKRRGGREMVGLCPFHSEKSPSFEVNDTKGTYHCWGCGVGGDAMSFLMKRDGMSFRDAYQALAGDAFPLVSPEEQAKRKREDAEALSRRIAVAREIWDSSVPPEGTAAEVYARQRGITGPLPDSVRFVMTARYRNDETGEIGRDYPAMVCALQNADDVVVGVQCVFLADGGKRKFERLRPDGSTAKAKLSFGAIVGSAFRTRGMTAPIGDEIVVCEGPEDGLTLAQEFPDRSTWVACGTALMPQLQMPARIRRVVLAGDNNAAGRLAVETAITALGERGLAVRAMWPADGYKDWNDMLRGIKS is encoded by the coding sequence GTGGCAACCCCGCGTCATACACCTCGGCGCCGCGGCGTTGACGAGGCCGAGTTTCGGCGGCTCGTCGATGAAGCGAAGGCACGACATAATCTGTCCGACGTGATCGGGCGACACACGAAACTTAAGCGGCGCGGCGGTCGCGAGATGGTCGGCCTATGCCCCTTTCATTCCGAGAAGAGCCCGAGTTTTGAGGTGAACGACACGAAGGGCACCTATCACTGTTGGGGCTGCGGCGTCGGCGGTGACGCAATGTCGTTCCTGATGAAGCGCGACGGCATGTCGTTCCGCGACGCCTATCAGGCGTTGGCTGGCGACGCGTTCCCGCTGGTCAGCCCCGAGGAACAGGCGAAGCGAAAACGGGAAGACGCTGAGGCATTGTCACGCCGCATCGCTGTCGCGCGGGAGATATGGGACAGCTCCGTCCCGCCCGAGGGGACCGCCGCCGAAGTTTACGCCCGTCAGCGTGGGATCACCGGGCCGCTTCCGGACAGTGTCCGATTCGTGATGACTGCCCGGTACCGGAATGACGAGACTGGCGAAATCGGACGCGATTACCCAGCGATGGTCTGCGCCCTGCAGAACGCGGACGACGTCGTCGTCGGCGTGCAATGCGTGTTCCTGGCGGACGGGGGCAAGCGGAAGTTCGAGCGGCTCCGACCTGACGGCAGCACGGCGAAAGCGAAGTTGAGTTTCGGGGCGATCGTCGGCTCGGCGTTCAGGACACGCGGCATGACCGCGCCGATCGGGGACGAGATCGTTGTCTGCGAAGGTCCGGAAGACGGACTTACGTTGGCGCAAGAGTTTCCCGACCGGTCGACGTGGGTCGCGTGCGGAACCGCTCTGATGCCCCAGCTGCAAATGCCGGCGCGCATCCGGCGCGTCGTGCTTGCCGGAGACAATAACGCCGCCGGGCGGCTCGCGGTTGAAACGGCGATCACCGCCCTCGGCGAACGCGGATTGGCAGTCCGCGCCATGTGGCCGGCGGATGGCTATAAAGATTGGAACGACATGCTGCGTGGTATCAAGTCATGA
- a CDS encoding replicative DNA helicase, with protein MSSPFSEQLDAASGSTLYNVEAELSLLGDLLADNRLIDHVADRLRGADFSVPLYGRIFSRILEQAPVGAVDAITLAPFFREEDDWSRTFAVLSAAALNAGPRARTKAHFNQITMLSSRRRLIAGLHDVIASAANLEVTKEELVSNADEAVAEIAEQIETRQASVGTYAQVVIDSFGRPIVGVRSGLIGSLDDALGVLRPSDLIVVGGRPGMGKTSLVTSYAIGAAGQGSGVLIFSLEMSADQLTRRMLSDLCFSVRGGVLYERVRDGTVRGAEIDAVRAAKTRFDAMPLEINDTPGLTYLSLIRQARSHKRKLAAAGQTLDLVIVDYLQMMAHSRRGMSPYEHASEVSRALKEFAKAENLVVMAVAQLSRDVEKRPDKRPIPADLRDSGQIEQDADAILFVYREEEYLRRTEPEDQFGGKYEAWRKDMDAVRNKVEFLVPKRRHGPSGKAMGWFFGANAAVRSADFYRNSEEPPRG; from the coding sequence ATGAGCAGCCCGTTTTCGGAGCAATTGGACGCCGCCAGCGGGTCCACCCTATACAACGTCGAGGCCGAACTTAGCCTGCTAGGCGATCTTCTTGCCGACAATCGGCTGATAGACCACGTTGCTGACCGGCTGCGCGGTGCCGACTTCTCGGTGCCGCTGTACGGCCGGATATTCAGCCGGATATTGGAGCAGGCCCCGGTCGGGGCGGTCGATGCGATTACGCTCGCACCCTTCTTCCGTGAGGAAGACGACTGGTCACGCACGTTCGCGGTGCTGTCGGCGGCGGCGCTGAACGCCGGGCCGCGCGCCCGAACGAAAGCCCATTTCAACCAGATCACGATGCTTTCGAGCCGTCGCAGACTGATCGCCGGGCTGCACGACGTTATCGCCTCTGCCGCAAATCTGGAGGTGACCAAGGAAGAGCTGGTTTCCAACGCCGACGAAGCGGTGGCAGAGATCGCTGAGCAGATCGAAACCCGTCAGGCTTCGGTCGGGACTTACGCTCAAGTCGTGATCGACAGCTTCGGCCGCCCGATTGTCGGGGTAAGGTCCGGCCTGATCGGCTCGCTGGATGATGCTCTCGGCGTCCTGCGGCCCAGCGACCTGATCGTCGTCGGCGGGCGCCCTGGCATGGGCAAGACGTCACTCGTCACGTCCTACGCGATCGGCGCGGCGGGTCAGGGTAGCGGTGTGCTGATCTTCTCGCTGGAGATGAGCGCGGATCAGCTAACCCGTCGTATGCTGTCCGACCTGTGCTTCTCGGTGCGCGGCGGCGTGCTTTACGAGCGCGTGCGAGACGGCACAGTCAGGGGCGCCGAAATTGACGCCGTACGGGCAGCCAAAACGCGCTTCGACGCTATGCCCCTCGAGATCAACGACACGCCTGGTCTCACCTATCTCTCCCTGATCCGGCAAGCACGAAGCCATAAACGGAAGCTGGCCGCGGCGGGGCAGACCCTCGACCTCGTCATCGTCGATTACCTTCAGATGATGGCACACAGCAGACGGGGGATGAGTCCCTACGAGCATGCGAGCGAGGTCAGCCGCGCGTTGAAGGAGTTCGCCAAAGCTGAGAACCTCGTGGTCATGGCCGTCGCCCAGCTCAGCCGCGACGTGGAAAAGCGGCCCGACAAGCGCCCTATCCCGGCGGACCTGCGCGACAGCGGACAGATCGAGCAGGACGCCGACGCGATCCTGTTCGTTTATCGCGAGGAAGAATACCTCCGACGCACCGAACCCGAAGACCAGTTCGGCGGCAAGTATGAGGCATGGCGCAAGGATATGGACGCCGTTCGGAACAAGGTCGAGTTCCTTGTCCCGAAGCGCCGTCATGGCCCGTCAGGCAAGGCTATGGGCTGGTTCTTCGGCGCCAATGCCGCGGTGCGAAGCGCCGATTTCTATCGCAATTCTGAGGAGCCTCCACGTGGCTGA
- a CDS encoding YdaU family protein: MADFPALPLWTDAYLGDTMHLDVTEHGAYLLLLISAWRSPDTQLPDDDVRLARYARCSIKQWKRVRIVLAPFFEIEGGYWTQARLSKEKEYVAKRSAKAQANGKAGGIANSLKNKDRGQATLVANGEQTDSKPASEIGSERVPPIPTPTSVSNDTGAAAPEIDPVKLLFDTASALLKDAGSNDKQSRSIVGKWRRQFGDEKAMSAVLAAKSRGVSEPIEWITKRLNTLQEPENEARQISHARAERYRQMDMPGPPAEQLKAEPV, encoded by the coding sequence GTGGCTGACTTTCCCGCGCTCCCCCTTTGGACGGACGCCTATCTTGGCGACACCATGCACCTCGATGTCACAGAGCATGGCGCATACTTGCTGCTGCTCATCAGCGCGTGGCGATCGCCTGATACTCAGCTGCCCGACGACGACGTACGGCTTGCTCGATATGCGCGTTGTTCAATCAAGCAATGGAAGCGGGTTCGCATTGTCCTGGCACCCTTTTTCGAGATCGAAGGCGGTTATTGGACGCAGGCAAGGCTATCCAAAGAGAAAGAGTACGTCGCCAAGCGGAGTGCCAAGGCGCAGGCCAACGGGAAAGCCGGTGGGATCGCTAACTCATTGAAAAACAAGGATCGAGGGCAAGCAACCCTAGTAGCAAACGGCGAGCAAACCGATAGCAAACCAGCAAGCGAAATCGGCAGCGAACGCGTACCACCCATACCCACACCCACTTCCGTATCTAACGATACGGGCGCCGCAGCGCCGGAAATCGATCCAGTGAAGCTGCTGTTCGACACCGCAAGCGCCCTGCTGAAGGACGCCGGTTCCAACGATAAGCAGTCGCGCTCGATCGTCGGGAAGTGGCGGCGGCAGTTCGGCGACGAGAAGGCGATGTCCGCGGTGCTGGCGGCGAAGAGCCGGGGCGTGTCCGAACCGATCGAATGGATCACGAAGCGCCTGAACACGCTGCAGGAACCCGAAAACGAGGCCCGCCAAATCAGTCATGCGCGGGCGGAACGGTATCGCCAGATGGATATGCCCGGCCCGCCTGCCGAGCAGCTGAAAGCGGAGCCGGTATGA
- a CDS encoding HNH endonuclease, with protein sequence MRLRVFERDGYTCQWPGCGRVEGNTSLLVADHDKPHHGDPVIFWDEDGIKTLCKPCHDGPKQRAEIAGRL encoded by the coding sequence GTGCGCCTGCGGGTATTCGAGCGGGACGGGTACACCTGCCAGTGGCCGGGATGCGGGCGCGTCGAGGGCAATACCTCCCTGCTAGTCGCCGACCACGACAAGCCCCACCACGGCGATCCGGTGATCTTCTGGGACGAGGACGGCATCAAGACCCTGTGCAAGCCCTGCCATGACGGACCGAAGCAGCGGGCCGAGATCGCCGGGCGCCTGTAG
- a CDS encoding terminase large subunit → MTAPVWSTACLDWKRRISDRRSLIPFSPLFPASAEAKMAVFSSLKIVDLPGQPTFGEASDEWLLDFAAAVFGAFDPETNRQLINEYMLLISKKNTKSTLAAGIMLTELACGFRAYYENLILAPTKEVASNSFGPAMGMIAADEELSDLLKPQEHLRLITHREMKSTLKVVAADSNTVAGKKASRVLIDELWLFGEMNGADSMLKEATGGQVSRPEGYTIYLTTQSDKPPAGVFKQKLNYFRDVRDGIIEDRRKLPVLYEYPDEMVAAGDHLKPANFYVTNPNIGRSVTQEWLEEKAAEADHEADGPKAVFYAKHLNVEIGVGLRHDAWAGALYWLGATAVPEVWDGSLKQFLEIVEVACAGVDGGGLDDLLGLTLIGRHRITKQWLTWSHAWAQLDVFERRKDIVSRLEDFIAEGTLTKCETATQDLIELADILERVNDAGLFPDEYAIGLDPAGIAAIVDELVGRGFTEKQMLAITQGFRLSPAVWGSERKLKDGTLIHADQELMNWCVGNAKAEQRGNAVLITKQVAGKAKIDPLIALFNGVMLMSRNPEATAGNVDAWIASYG, encoded by the coding sequence TTGACCGCGCCCGTCTGGTCGACGGCCTGCCTCGACTGGAAACGTCGCATTAGCGATCGGCGCTCGCTGATCCCGTTCTCGCCGCTGTTCCCGGCATCTGCCGAAGCGAAGATGGCCGTGTTCAGTTCTCTGAAGATTGTGGACCTGCCCGGCCAGCCGACGTTCGGCGAAGCCAGCGACGAATGGCTGCTCGACTTCGCCGCGGCGGTCTTCGGGGCGTTCGATCCGGAGACGAACCGGCAGCTCATCAACGAATACATGCTGCTGATCAGCAAGAAGAACACCAAGTCGACGCTGGCCGCGGGCATCATGCTGACCGAACTGGCGTGCGGGTTCCGCGCCTATTACGAAAATCTGATCCTGGCACCGACGAAGGAAGTCGCGTCCAACAGCTTCGGTCCTGCGATGGGCATGATCGCTGCGGACGAAGAGCTAAGCGATCTGCTTAAACCGCAGGAACATCTCAGGCTCATCACGCACCGCGAGATGAAATCAACGCTGAAGGTCGTCGCGGCGGACAGCAACACGGTCGCGGGCAAGAAGGCCAGCCGGGTACTCATCGACGAGCTTTGGCTGTTCGGCGAAATGAACGGCGCCGACTCAATGCTGAAGGAAGCGACCGGCGGACAGGTCAGCCGACCGGAGGGCTACACGATCTATCTGACGACGCAGTCGGACAAACCCCCGGCCGGCGTCTTCAAGCAGAAGCTGAACTATTTCCGGGACGTCCGCGACGGCATCATCGAGGATCGCCGCAAGCTGCCGGTCCTCTACGAATATCCGGACGAGATGGTCGCGGCCGGTGACCATCTGAAACCCGCAAACTTCTACGTCACGAACCCGAACATCGGCCGATCCGTCACGCAAGAGTGGCTGGAAGAGAAAGCGGCCGAGGCAGATCACGAAGCAGACGGCCCTAAGGCCGTGTTCTACGCGAAACATTTGAACGTGGAGATCGGTGTCGGGCTTCGGCACGACGCTTGGGCCGGGGCACTCTACTGGCTGGGCGCGACGGCTGTGCCGGAAGTCTGGGACGGATCGCTTAAACAGTTTCTGGAGATCGTCGAGGTCGCGTGCGCTGGAGTCGATGGCGGCGGACTGGACGATCTGCTTGGTCTGACGCTGATCGGAAGGCACCGGATCACGAAGCAGTGGCTGACGTGGTCGCATGCTTGGGCGCAGCTGGACGTATTCGAGCGCCGCAAAGACATCGTTTCGCGGCTTGAGGATTTTATAGCCGAGGGCACGCTGACGAAGTGTGAAACGGCAACGCAGGATCTAATCGAACTCGCAGACATACTGGAGCGGGTGAACGACGCCGGGCTATTCCCAGACGAATACGCGATCGGGCTCGATCCTGCGGGCATCGCCGCGATCGTCGACGAGCTGGTCGGACGCGGCTTCACGGAAAAGCAGATGCTGGCAATCACGCAGGGCTTCCGGCTGTCCCCCGCTGTGTGGGGATCGGAGCGAAAGCTGAAAGACGGCACCCTGATCCACGCCGATCAGGAACTCATGAACTGGTGCGTCGGCAACGCCAAAGCCGAACAGCGCGGCAATGCCGTCCTGATCACCAAGCAGGTCGCCGGCAAGGCGAAGATCGATCCTCTGATCGCACTTTTCAACGGGGTGATGCTGATGTCGCGAAATCCCGAAGCCACCGCCGGCAACGTTGATGCTTGGATCGCCAGCTATGGTTGA